The Deltaproteobacteria bacterium genome contains a region encoding:
- a CDS encoding insulinase family protein, translated as MSEIIQRELRNGLRVCLEPADHLPSAAVGLLVRTGSRDEGPGEEGGSHFLEHLCFKGSARLSAQELNQGIDRLGSYFDAATSHEETIYHGWLPPENVPAQLALLGEMMRSVLPAEEVELERQVILEEIAEHYDEQEDVLLELALGRAFAGSPLEHSVLGTEETIEAMTREQLLAYHARRYGPENMLFIATGRLDPPALVAELERLTADWPAGESGRAQVAPRVRTGVVKEVTDRFTQQGLVLAFPAPAGRADDLRVLFVESVLTGFNSRLFWELRQKDICPEVDAFYMPFSDVGLFVFSAQCEPERAEGALAALREQAERLTREGPTAAEVERVKHRLRTELATEADSPVGRFTQLADNLHLVGKAPTLAEDAARLEAITVRDVCALLEEYPLTGEGLLVSTGPVDWP; from the coding sequence ATGAGCGAGATCATCCAGCGAGAGCTACGGAACGGGCTGCGCGTCTGCCTCGAACCCGCGGACCATCTTCCGTCGGCGGCGGTGGGGCTCCTCGTCCGCACCGGTTCGCGCGACGAGGGTCCCGGCGAAGAGGGAGGGAGTCACTTCCTCGAGCACCTGTGCTTCAAGGGCTCGGCGCGGCTGAGCGCGCAGGAGCTGAACCAGGGGATCGATCGGCTGGGGAGCTACTTCGACGCGGCGACGAGCCACGAGGAGACGATCTACCACGGCTGGCTGCCGCCGGAGAACGTGCCCGCGCAGCTCGCGCTCCTCGGCGAGATGATGCGCAGCGTGCTCCCCGCGGAGGAGGTGGAGCTCGAACGCCAGGTGATCCTCGAGGAGATCGCGGAGCACTACGACGAACAGGAAGACGTGCTGCTCGAGCTGGCGCTCGGCCGGGCCTTCGCGGGGTCGCCCCTCGAGCACTCCGTCCTCGGCACGGAGGAGACAATCGAGGCCATGACGCGCGAGCAGCTCCTCGCCTATCACGCGCGACGCTACGGCCCGGAGAACATGCTCTTCATCGCCACCGGGCGGCTCGATCCCCCGGCGCTCGTGGCGGAGCTCGAACGGCTGACCGCCGACTGGCCCGCGGGGGAGAGCGGTCGCGCGCAGGTCGCCCCGCGCGTTCGGACGGGCGTGGTCAAGGAGGTGACCGACCGCTTCACGCAGCAGGGGCTGGTGCTGGCCTTCCCGGCCCCCGCGGGGCGCGCCGACGACCTGCGCGTGCTCTTCGTCGAGAGCGTGCTGACGGGCTTCAACAGCCGCCTCTTCTGGGAGCTGCGCCAGAAGGACATCTGCCCCGAGGTGGACGCCTTCTACATGCCCTTCTCGGACGTCGGGCTCTTCGTCTTCTCGGCTCAGTGCGAGCCGGAGCGTGCCGAGGGGGCGCTGGCGGCGCTGCGCGAGCAGGCCGAGCGGCTCACGCGCGAGGGACCCACGGCGGCCGAGGTGGAGCGCGTGAAGCATCGCCTGCGGACCGAGCTGGCGACCGAGGCTGATTCGCCTGTCGGACGCTTCACGCAGCTTGCGGACAACCTGCACCTCGTGGGCAAGGCCCCGACGCTGGCCGAGGACGCGGCGCGCCTCGAGGCCATCACGGTACGCGACGTCTGCGCCCTGCTCGAGGAGTACCCGCTGACCGGGGAAGGGCTGCTCGTCAGCACCGGCCCTGTCGACTGGCCCTGA
- a CDS encoding aldo/keto reductase, which yields MEHRQLGRCGLRVSALSLGAMTFGDSSTFMKGVTSDDAEARRVLDRALDAGVTLVDTANVYSEGRSEELLGKWLEGRREKVLLATKCRFQLGFGVLPGGPNDSGLSRQHILAACEASLRRLKTDHIDLYQVHLQDRSVPIEETLRALDDLVRQGKVRYVGCSNYAAYRLVEALWAAERAGTARYESVQLQWSLVVRGAEREVIPACRTFGLGTLIWAPLARGFLSGKYRRGESAPEGTRLASWKDSFRNLDQERTWSVLEVVRRLAERHETTPSAVAIAWLLARPETSSVILGARTVAQLEDNLRALQVKLTGDELRELDQVSAPEWDYPYSFIAMREPW from the coding sequence ATGGAACACCGACAGCTCGGACGATGCGGCCTGCGCGTGAGCGCCCTCAGCCTCGGGGCCATGACCTTCGGCGACTCTTCCACTTTCATGAAGGGGGTGACCTCCGACGACGCCGAGGCGCGACGCGTGCTCGACCGCGCGCTCGACGCCGGCGTGACCCTCGTCGACACGGCAAACGTCTACAGCGAGGGACGCAGCGAGGAGCTCCTCGGGAAGTGGCTCGAGGGGCGACGCGAGAAGGTCCTGCTCGCAACCAAGTGCCGCTTTCAGCTCGGCTTCGGGGTCCTGCCCGGCGGCCCGAACGACTCGGGGCTCTCCCGGCAGCACATCCTCGCGGCGTGCGAGGCCTCGCTACGCCGCCTGAAGACGGACCACATCGATCTCTATCAGGTGCACCTGCAGGACCGCAGCGTGCCCATCGAGGAGACCCTGCGCGCGCTCGACGATCTCGTGCGCCAGGGGAAGGTCCGCTACGTGGGCTGCTCGAACTACGCCGCCTACCGCCTGGTCGAGGCACTCTGGGCCGCCGAGAGGGCCGGAACGGCGCGCTACGAGTCGGTGCAGCTCCAGTGGTCCCTCGTCGTGCGCGGCGCGGAGCGCGAGGTGATTCCGGCCTGCCGCACCTTTGGCCTCGGCACGCTGATCTGGGCCCCGCTGGCCCGCGGCTTTCTCTCGGGCAAGTACCGGCGCGGCGAGAGCGCCCCCGAGGGGACGCGGCTCGCCTCGTGGAAGGACAGCTTCCGGAACCTGGATCAGGAGCGCACATGGTCCGTGCTCGAGGTGGTGCGCCGCCTCGCCGAGCGGCACGAGACGACCCCTTCCGCCGTCGCCATCGCCTGGCTCCTCGCGCGCCCCGAGACGAGCAGCGTGATCCTCGGCGCGCGCACCGTGGCGCAGCTCGAGGACAACCTGCGGGCGCTCCAGGTCAAGCTCACCGGCGACGAGCTTCGCGAGCTGGACCAGGTCTCCGCCCCCGAGTGGGACTACCCCTACAGCTTCATCGCCATGCGCGAACCGTGGTGA
- a CDS encoding methyltransferase domain-containing protein, whose amino-acid sequence MRPLPRYLLLLALLPTLVSTSAWAKEGRATGRELKAAMGLLGRVEAAYQQARSADALGGVLAGTPLVKAYPRGTSDALYVTEKARTILANYRAGAPLDPYIGRALELLGIDRTELDVFTRVAHQLGTDRRVVGPASGAGVADRAALRQARLATVLAQAEQLTTLADPALERVARNIVAARFWEQYGRPERAKRAKATAERLGTSLGLDLQAAFAVPFTFTAGYGAYERRPVPSPSKGVSTPEAPLERSGPRRTSGHPQWWTGAPAAHLELVYRGLPALLKRRFEDFRAGKPAGTLRVWHAGFEDTSQTFFLAAALDEAVRRTARAHPEMRPFLAQLELEIVATDHLQQPKRRGRSFTFGDTEVVHELKSSLVLDEFGRAVPGKARAELKALERASGADLEAQPTPELLSKLADAGKVPELLGRFFGLGELRTVERSLVGFAYRLKDRRWRIEDTINGITTNPSAKPGRRIRFVRADLTAPTAPLAAGSADLVLCTNVLPYLALYGEKRRADRDTRGLQSAMAQIQQVLKPTGALAVDSWSSPYLIEEALPGLLGQMEQRGQSIWVATHNALVSLEQHLAR is encoded by the coding sequence ATGCGACCCCTCCCTCGATACCTTCTACTTCTCGCCCTGCTGCCCACGCTCGTCAGCACCTCCGCCTGGGCGAAGGAAGGACGGGCCACCGGCCGCGAGCTGAAAGCTGCGATGGGGCTGCTCGGCCGCGTGGAGGCCGCGTATCAGCAGGCGCGCAGCGCCGACGCCCTCGGGGGCGTGCTCGCCGGGACGCCGCTCGTCAAGGCCTACCCCCGCGGCACCTCGGACGCGCTCTACGTGACCGAGAAGGCGCGCACGATCCTGGCGAACTACCGTGCCGGCGCTCCTCTCGACCCGTACATCGGCCGCGCGCTCGAGCTCCTCGGCATCGACAGGACGGAGCTCGACGTCTTCACGCGCGTCGCGCACCAGCTCGGCACCGACCGGCGCGTCGTCGGGCCGGCGAGCGGCGCGGGTGTCGCGGACCGGGCGGCGCTCCGGCAGGCGCGTCTCGCCACGGTCCTGGCCCAGGCCGAGCAGCTCACCACCCTGGCCGACCCCGCCCTCGAGCGCGTGGCGCGCAACATCGTCGCCGCCCGCTTCTGGGAGCAGTACGGACGGCCCGAGCGGGCGAAGCGCGCCAAGGCTACGGCCGAGCGCCTCGGCACCTCCCTCGGCCTGGACCTGCAGGCGGCCTTCGCGGTGCCCTTCACCTTCACCGCCGGCTACGGCGCCTACGAGCGCCGCCCGGTCCCTTCGCCGAGCAAAGGCGTCTCGACCCCGGAGGCACCGCTCGAGCGCTCCGGTCCGCGCCGCACCTCGGGCCATCCGCAATGGTGGACCGGCGCCCCCGCCGCCCACCTCGAGCTGGTCTACCGCGGCCTGCCGGCGCTGCTGAAACGGCGCTTCGAAGACTTCCGCGCGGGGAAACCCGCCGGCACGCTGCGCGTCTGGCACGCTGGCTTCGAGGACACGAGCCAGACCTTCTTCCTCGCCGCGGCCCTCGACGAGGCGGTGCGGCGGACGGCCAGGGCCCACCCGGAGATGCGGCCCTTCCTGGCGCAGCTCGAGCTCGAGATCGTGGCCACCGATCACCTGCAGCAGCCGAAGCGACGCGGCCGCTCCTTCACCTTCGGCGACACGGAGGTAGTGCACGAACTGAAGTCGTCGCTCGTGCTCGACGAGTTCGGCCGTGCCGTTCCCGGCAAGGCGCGCGCCGAGCTCAAGGCTCTCGAACGAGCCTCAGGCGCCGACCTCGAGGCGCAACCCACCCCCGAGCTCCTGTCGAAGCTGGCCGACGCGGGCAAGGTCCCCGAGCTCCTGGGCCGCTTCTTCGGCCTGGGCGAGCTCCGCACCGTCGAACGCAGCCTCGTGGGCTTCGCCTACCGGCTGAAGGATCGACGCTGGCGGATCGAGGACACCATCAACGGGATCACCACGAACCCGAGCGCCAAACCCGGCCGCCGTATCCGCTTCGTGCGGGCCGACCTCACCGCCCCCACGGCGCCCCTCGCCGCCGGAAGCGCCGACCTCGTGCTCTGCACCAACGTCCTGCCCTACCTCGCGCTCTACGGCGAGAAGCGCAGGGCGGACCGAGACACCCGGGGCCTGCAAAGCGCCATGGCGCAGATCCAGCAGGTGCTCAAGCCCACCGGCGCGCTCGCCGTGGATAGCTGGAGCTCGCCCTACCTGATCGAGGAGGCGCTCCCCGGGCTCCTCGGGCAGATGGAGCAGCGCGGCCAGTCGATCTGGGTCGCCACGCACAACGCCCTCGTCTCGCTGGAGCAGCACCTCGCGCGCTGA
- a CDS encoding PAS domain-containing protein, with protein sequence MPAVASVLAAYSQLPLLALDGRGSVILANEPAERLLGLRHGAALGQSLAELCVPAEEREQVEQSLKRARAGSLKRAEWVVTTAEQRTLSLSVELSATGHGRRASVVVAVLGSRERTPNPRLRMGLAEACYEISARPGAPFIIQNVSLREGRPDKGPSVVGKVCYEALAQRDSICPGCPILSFASNPQVTYQVSVVASHGANAELVLMGVERTEEHLFRVSYQPIREPLLSYLTKTRLDQLAARAGLSEREREVLDLIVMGRTADEIGTILGISARTAKYHQANLLEKLGADSRLDLLRLLI encoded by the coding sequence ATGCCCGCCGTAGCCAGCGTCCTCGCCGCGTACAGTCAGCTTCCGCTCCTCGCGCTCGACGGCCGCGGCTCCGTGATCCTCGCCAACGAACCCGCCGAGCGGCTCCTCGGGCTGCGACACGGGGCGGCGCTCGGTCAGTCGCTTGCGGAGCTCTGCGTCCCCGCCGAGGAGCGCGAGCAGGTGGAGCAGAGTCTCAAGCGCGCGCGCGCGGGATCCCTGAAGCGGGCCGAGTGGGTCGTGACCACCGCGGAGCAGCGCACGCTCTCGCTCTCGGTGGAGCTCTCGGCCACCGGGCACGGGCGACGCGCGAGCGTGGTGGTGGCGGTGCTGGGCTCGCGCGAGCGCACGCCGAACCCTCGCCTGCGCATGGGCCTCGCCGAGGCCTGTTACGAGATCTCCGCGCGCCCCGGCGCCCCCTTCATCATTCAGAACGTCTCGCTGCGCGAAGGACGACCGGACAAGGGCCCCTCGGTGGTCGGAAAGGTCTGCTACGAGGCCCTCGCCCAGCGCGACAGCATCTGTCCGGGCTGTCCCATCCTCTCCTTCGCGAGCAACCCGCAGGTGACCTATCAGGTCTCGGTGGTGGCCAGCCACGGCGCGAACGCCGAGCTGGTGCTGATGGGCGTCGAGCGCACCGAGGAGCACCTCTTTCGCGTCTCGTACCAGCCGATCCGCGAGCCCCTCCTCTCGTACCTGACCAAGACGCGGCTCGATCAGCTCGCCGCGCGCGCGGGACTCTCGGAGCGCGAGCGCGAGGTGCTCGACCTCATTGTGATGGGGCGCACTGCGGACGAGATTGGAACGATCCTAGGTATCTCGGCGCGCACGGCCAAGTACCACCAGGCGAACCTGCTCGAGAAGCTCGGCGCCGACTCGCGCCTCGATCTGTTGCGCTTGCTGATCTGA
- a CDS encoding PilZ domain-containing protein: protein MGRDTERVDQLRLVTLCYRYASLRSRERSGPSLSRAERIVWAVLQRQLEGDPERSRRAHRRIRLALAAELQHLGAARPIELANISGSGMRVVTDQTLSPGTEVLVRVGDGRELEYLFHCTVARQAPDEEGAGLGLRFSRAPVERHPGEADEQAAV from the coding sequence ATGGGTCGTGATACTGAGCGCGTAGATCAGCTTCGATTGGTGACCCTCTGCTACCGCTACGCGAGCCTGCGGAGTCGGGAGCGGTCCGGTCCGAGCCTTTCGCGCGCGGAGCGAATCGTTTGGGCCGTGCTGCAGCGGCAGCTGGAAGGAGATCCCGAGCGGTCCCGCCGCGCCCACCGGCGCATCCGGCTCGCGCTCGCGGCGGAGCTCCAGCACCTCGGCGCGGCGCGCCCGATCGAGCTGGCGAACATCTCCGGCTCCGGCATGCGCGTCGTCACGGACCAGACCCTCTCCCCAGGGACCGAGGTGCTGGTACGCGTGGGTGACGGCCGCGAGCTCGAGTACCTCTTCCACTGCACGGTGGCGCGTCAGGCTCCCGACGAGGAGGGGGCGGGGTTGGGGCTGCGCTTCAGCCGCGCCCCGGTGGAGCGGCACCCGGGGGAGGCCGACGAGCAAGCGGCGGTCTAG
- a CDS encoding zinc-ribbon domain-containing protein, with protein MPLQIPHIYYDMGEEHPSRDVQAVAQRHLTDPGGAPDEAGKIKVVCHACGARYRVRDQKIRGKRFRATCKRCGGIIVARCENAAFTVMSVPEAERQTRGRAMGAAQTGAVQIESRELHQDDEQVWYVAVDGKPTGPFSAQDLGDQVATGRASARSYGWRAGQAEWRRLEEIPELVEVVGERKPTQHVALHEAMKGGGRWPEGEDPDAPTAYHQRDEPEDEPTRLRPFPSNATEAAPTLDPRGGGQWPDGGPASTVPGGRVGGAGGYSVPVGELPAHAAMSADHGGWSMPPRRRAILPSPSRPWQAGELQPGALEPQPNATHAGPANLNRTLDGPPPAALYPQQAAYGAVTMDPGPVQPVPSVPHLSQIGIIPPLDQLPPPPALGALAPVGTEAPPPPVNLLTPVESFWTTDKVIAAAAIGGGLAVATVVAVVAIFVAPKKRAQPARTVTVVAAAQPNQATATAGGEAPAPAVPAATVPPAAPAPAAEAAPGAPAAAEARAAAPQPAPAVPIIVKTEAPASAPAKESAEGDAEEDGETEGAKGQKSSRGPPSKGSAGTSSDGEGDREGGGDGQGTRVKAKLKPASSKRSASSDGNSRPKAKKRTDDGAGDALASGGGEPSRPKAKRASAAALSADPDAILAAGSAGARSAEGKPSRPSKGQVKSAMAGLRPQVANCFRQFKTPGNLQVKVTVRPDGSATGTVVGSFAGTPLGSCVSSGVPKLTFPSFTGNPFSFVYPFTLQ; from the coding sequence GTGCCTTTGCAAATCCCCCACATCTATTATGATATGGGAGAGGAGCACCCATCCCGGGACGTACAGGCGGTGGCGCAAAGGCACCTGACAGATCCAGGCGGCGCGCCCGACGAAGCGGGCAAGATCAAGGTTGTCTGCCACGCCTGCGGCGCGCGCTACCGCGTGCGCGACCAGAAGATCCGCGGAAAGAGGTTTCGCGCGACCTGCAAACGGTGCGGCGGGATCATCGTCGCGCGCTGCGAGAACGCGGCCTTCACCGTCATGTCGGTCCCGGAAGCCGAGCGGCAGACGCGTGGTCGGGCCATGGGCGCTGCCCAGACGGGCGCGGTCCAGATCGAAAGCCGCGAGCTGCACCAGGACGACGAGCAGGTCTGGTACGTCGCCGTCGACGGCAAGCCGACGGGACCCTTCTCGGCGCAGGACCTCGGGGACCAGGTGGCGACCGGCCGGGCCTCGGCGCGGAGCTACGGCTGGCGCGCGGGGCAAGCCGAGTGGCGACGCCTCGAGGAGATCCCCGAGCTGGTCGAGGTGGTCGGCGAGCGCAAACCCACGCAACACGTCGCGCTGCACGAGGCGATGAAGGGCGGGGGGCGCTGGCCCGAGGGGGAAGACCCGGACGCGCCCACGGCCTATCACCAACGGGACGAGCCCGAGGACGAGCCGACCCGACTGCGACCGTTCCCGTCGAACGCCACCGAGGCGGCTCCGACGCTGGACCCGCGCGGTGGAGGCCAGTGGCCCGACGGAGGCCCCGCGAGCACGGTGCCCGGAGGACGCGTCGGGGGGGCCGGCGGCTATTCCGTGCCCGTCGGTGAGCTACCGGCCCACGCGGCCATGTCGGCCGACCACGGCGGCTGGTCCATGCCCCCGCGTCGACGGGCGATCCTGCCCTCGCCGTCGCGCCCGTGGCAGGCCGGCGAGCTGCAACCCGGGGCGCTCGAGCCGCAGCCGAACGCAACGCACGCCGGGCCCGCGAACCTGAATCGCACGCTCGACGGACCGCCCCCCGCGGCGCTCTATCCGCAGCAGGCGGCCTATGGGGCCGTGACGATGGACCCGGGGCCCGTGCAACCCGTCCCGTCGGTGCCGCACCTCAGCCAGATCGGGATCATTCCCCCGCTCGATCAGCTGCCGCCGCCGCCCGCGCTGGGCGCGCTCGCCCCCGTCGGGACCGAGGCGCCGCCGCCGCCGGTGAACCTGCTCACGCCCGTCGAGAGCTTCTGGACCACGGACAAGGTCATCGCCGCGGCAGCCATCGGCGGAGGTCTCGCGGTCGCGACGGTGGTGGCGGTGGTGGCGATCTTCGTGGCCCCGAAGAAGCGCGCCCAGCCCGCGCGGACGGTCACGGTGGTCGCCGCGGCGCAGCCGAACCAGGCCACGGCGACGGCGGGTGGCGAGGCGCCCGCTCCGGCGGTGCCGGCCGCGACCGTTCCGCCTGCCGCCCCGGCTCCCGCGGCCGAGGCTGCACCCGGAGCTCCCGCGGCGGCGGAGGCGCGCGCGGCCGCGCCACAGCCCGCGCCGGCGGTGCCGATCATCGTGAAGACCGAGGCGCCCGCGTCGGCTCCGGCCAAGGAGAGCGCCGAGGGGGACGCCGAGGAGGATGGCGAGACCGAGGGGGCCAAGGGCCAGAAGAGCTCCCGTGGTCCGCCGTCGAAGGGGTCCGCTGGCACGAGCAGCGACGGAGAGGGCGACCGCGAGGGGGGTGGCGACGGGCAGGGCACGCGGGTGAAGGCCAAGCTGAAGCCGGCCTCGAGCAAGCGGTCCGCCTCCTCTGACGGGAACAGCCGTCCGAAGGCGAAGAAGCGTACCGACGACGGCGCGGGCGACGCGTTGGCCTCCGGTGGCGGCGAACCGAGTCGACCGAAGGCCAAGCGTGCGTCCGCCGCGGCGCTCTCGGCCGACCCGGATGCGATTCTCGCGGCAGGCTCGGCCGGCGCGCGTTCCGCCGAGGGGAAACCCTCGCGTCCGTCGAAGGGGCAGGTGAAGTCCGCGATGGCGGGGCTTCGCCCGCAGGTGGCGAACTGCTTCCGTCAGTTCAAGACGCCGGGGAACCTGCAGGTCAAGGTCACCGTGCGTCCCGACGGCAGCGCGACGGGGACGGTGGTCGGCTCCTTCGCCGGGACGCCGCTCGGCAGCTGCGTGAGCTCTGGCGTGCCGAAGCTGACCTTCCCCTCCTTCACGGGAAACCCCTTCAGCTTCGTCTATCCGTTCACGTTGCAGTAA
- the uvrB gene encoding excinuclease ABC subunit UvrB, with amino-acid sequence MADVGFRLKTHLEPRGDQPRAIRELVGGLRRGDRHQVLLGITGSGKTFTAACTIAEVQRPTLVIAHNKTLAAQLYGEFRELFPENAVHYFVSYYDYYQPEAYVPTSDTYIEKDAIINDDIDRMRHAATYALLGRRDVIIVASVSCIYGIGSAEAYHGMMVSLERGQALDRDELLRRLVEIQYDRNDYDFHRGTFRVRGDVVEIFPAHEEDRAIRVEFFGDEIDGLWTIDPLRGKVLESRDHAAVMPSSHYVTPSDQRRRAIESIRAELGPRLTELRETQRLVEAQRLEQRTMFDLEMLEQMGFCTGIENYSRHLSGRKPGEPPPTLIDYFPSDYLLIVDESHQTLPQVQAMYRGDRSRKETLVEYGFRLPSALDNRPLKFEEFEQRIHQAIYVSATPGDLELQRSGGVVVEQIIRPTGLLDPEVEVRPIASQVDDLLGEIRERVARKERVLVTTLTKRMAEDLTEHYQEVGLKVRYLHSDIDTLERVEILRDLRRGVFDVLVGINLLREGLDLPEVSLVAILDADKEGFLRATRSLIQTIGRAARNVHGKVLMYGDRITDSMRRAIDETERRRSVQREHNAAHGIVPETVQRAILDLRDGEEVLAEGTARPAASRAAEEIPLYEIPAVLAALHQEMLEAAERLEFEKAAQLRDRIRELSGRELALRDPELRPPPAGGAASKGRGKRGPGRGRRTEARNH; translated from the coding sequence ATGGCCGACGTCGGCTTCCGCCTGAAGACGCACCTCGAACCCCGGGGCGACCAGCCGCGCGCCATCCGCGAGCTGGTGGGCGGGCTGCGCCGGGGGGACCGGCACCAGGTGCTGCTGGGCATCACCGGCAGCGGCAAGACCTTCACGGCGGCCTGCACGATCGCCGAGGTGCAGCGGCCCACTCTGGTCATCGCGCACAACAAGACGCTGGCCGCGCAGCTCTACGGCGAGTTCCGCGAGCTCTTCCCCGAGAACGCCGTCCACTACTTCGTCAGCTACTACGACTACTACCAGCCGGAGGCCTACGTCCCGACCTCGGACACGTACATCGAGAAGGACGCGATCATCAACGACGACATCGACCGGATGCGGCACGCGGCGACCTACGCGCTACTCGGCCGACGCGACGTGATCATCGTGGCCTCCGTCTCGTGCATCTACGGCATCGGCAGCGCAGAGGCCTACCACGGCATGATGGTGAGCCTCGAGCGCGGTCAGGCGCTCGATCGGGACGAGCTCCTGCGCCGGCTGGTGGAGATCCAGTACGACCGCAACGACTACGACTTCCACCGCGGCACCTTTCGCGTGCGCGGCGACGTGGTCGAAATCTTCCCCGCCCACGAGGAGGACCGCGCGATTCGCGTGGAGTTCTTCGGCGACGAGATCGACGGCCTGTGGACCATCGACCCGCTGCGCGGCAAGGTGCTCGAGTCGCGCGACCACGCGGCGGTGATGCCCTCGAGCCACTACGTCACGCCGTCGGACCAGCGGCGCCGGGCGATAGAGAGCATCCGCGCGGAGCTCGGCCCGCGGCTCACCGAGCTGCGCGAGACGCAGCGGCTCGTCGAGGCGCAGCGCCTCGAACAGCGCACCATGTTCGACCTCGAGATGCTCGAGCAGATGGGCTTCTGTACCGGGATCGAGAACTACTCGCGGCACCTCTCGGGGCGCAAGCCGGGCGAGCCGCCGCCCACGCTCATCGACTACTTCCCGTCGGACTACCTGCTGATCGTGGACGAGAGCCACCAGACGCTGCCGCAGGTGCAGGCCATGTACCGCGGGGACCGCAGCCGCAAGGAGACGCTCGTCGAGTACGGCTTCCGGCTCCCGTCGGCGCTGGACAACCGGCCGCTCAAGTTCGAGGAGTTCGAGCAGCGCATCCACCAGGCGATCTACGTCTCCGCCACCCCGGGCGACCTGGAGCTCCAGCGCAGCGGCGGCGTGGTGGTGGAGCAGATCATCCGCCCCACGGGCCTGCTCGACCCCGAGGTGGAGGTGCGCCCCATCGCCTCCCAGGTCGACGACCTCCTCGGCGAGATTCGCGAGCGCGTGGCGCGCAAGGAGCGCGTGCTCGTCACCACGCTGACCAAGCGCATGGCCGAGGACCTGACCGAGCACTACCAGGAGGTGGGGCTCAAGGTGCGCTACCTGCACTCGGACATCGACACGCTCGAGCGCGTGGAGATCCTGCGCGACCTCCGGCGCGGCGTGTTCGACGTGCTGGTCGGGATCAACCTCCTGCGCGAGGGGCTCGACCTGCCCGAGGTGTCGCTCGTCGCGATCCTCGACGCGGACAAGGAGGGCTTCCTGCGCGCCACGCGCTCGCTGATCCAGACCATCGGGCGCGCCGCACGCAACGTGCACGGCAAGGTCCTGATGTACGGCGATCGCATCACCGATTCGATGCGGCGGGCCATCGACGAGACCGAGCGGCGACGGAGCGTCCAGCGCGAGCACAACGCGGCGCACGGCATCGTCCCCGAGACGGTGCAGCGCGCGATCCTGGACCTGCGCGACGGGGAGGAGGTCCTGGCCGAGGGCACCGCGCGACCGGCCGCGTCTCGCGCCGCCGAGGAGATTCCGCTCTACGAGATCCCCGCCGTGCTGGCCGCCCTGCACCAGGAGATGCTCGAAGCGGCCGAGCGCCTCGAGTTCGAGAAGGCCGCGCAGCTCCGCGACCGCATCCGCGAGCTCTCCGGGCGCGAGCTCGCGCTGCGCGACCCGGAGCTGCGGCCGCCTCCCGCCGGCGGAGCGGCCTCGAAGGGCCGCGGCAAGCGGGGCCCGGGGCGCGGCCGGCGCACCGAGGCGCGCAATCACTGA
- a CDS encoding GGDEF domain-containing protein, translated as MDRKGLSRLTTLPGEGPQARPPVEDAVQLVVLVGTNVGQVYKLKRGDTLIGRDEAAEIQILDPGISRRHAQIVFDAVHAVYLLRDLGSRNGVRINDVPVGEPQPLLRGDKIQIGLQTVLRVSYPDELETAYASRMYEAVLRDGLTGAYNRRYLDERLPSEVAFSVRHRVELALLLLDIDHFKAVNDTYGHPAGDVVLKQVAALVQRAIRTEDVLARFGGEEFAIICRQTGEEPAGVLAERIRRGVAETVFVADEHQLRVTVSVGISELLRGGLGDPGAFVEAADRALYQAKRTGRDKVVRFSQTIPPQPGR; from the coding sequence ATGGATCGCAAAGGGCTGAGCCGCTTGACCACCCTGCCGGGCGAAGGCCCGCAGGCCCGACCTCCCGTCGAGGATGCGGTGCAGCTGGTGGTGCTCGTGGGCACCAACGTGGGGCAGGTCTACAAGCTGAAGCGGGGCGACACGCTGATCGGACGCGACGAGGCGGCCGAGATCCAGATCCTCGACCCGGGCATCTCGCGCCGCCACGCGCAGATCGTCTTCGACGCGGTCCACGCCGTGTACCTGCTGCGGGACCTCGGCAGCCGCAACGGCGTGCGGATCAACGATGTCCCCGTGGGTGAGCCGCAGCCGCTCCTGCGCGGCGACAAGATCCAGATCGGCCTGCAGACGGTCCTTCGCGTGAGCTATCCCGACGAGCTCGAGACGGCCTACGCGAGCCGCATGTACGAGGCGGTGCTGCGCGACGGCCTCACGGGGGCCTACAACCGGCGCTACCTCGACGAACGCCTCCCCTCGGAGGTGGCCTTCTCCGTGCGCCACCGTGTGGAGCTGGCCCTGCTGCTCCTGGACATCGACCACTTCAAGGCGGTCAACGACACCTACGGGCATCCCGCCGGCGACGTGGTGCTGAAGCAGGTGGCGGCGCTCGTCCAGCGCGCCATCCGTACCGAGGACGTCCTCGCCCGCTTCGGCGGCGAGGAGTTCGCCATCATCTGCCGCCAGACGGGTGAGGAGCCGGCGGGGGTGCTGGCCGAGCGCATTCGCCGCGGGGTGGCCGAGACGGTCTTCGTGGCCGACGAGCACCAGCTACGCGTCACGGTGAGCGTGGGGATCTCCGAGCTCCTGCGCGGGGGCCTCGGCGACCCGGGGGCCTTCGTGGAGGCCGCCGACCGCGCGCTCTATCAGGCCAAGCGCACCGGTCGTGACAAGGTGGTGCGCTTCTCGCAGACCATTCCCCCGCAGCCCGGGCGTTAG